A part of Desulfobacter sp. genomic DNA contains:
- a CDS encoding DUF560 domain-containing protein, translating into MNKHLSILLFCLVMAAGCIWLSPPAGAADFDTHAQKGMAAFQKKAYQTAYDEFLKAFEIAPDHFWVNFYLGRAAHETGNYEMAVMVFERALIIHPGDSRVKLEMARAFQRLGVSDMARKYCNEVLLTDPPETVKQNIEKFLAYIDRSEQRHFFSGIVSLGLDWNDNVWTSPANSTISTTLGQVSLSGNSAREIDDFICSAIAELSHTYSFPYSRVSWQTKATGYKALYNEEHGLDTQYLSLDTGPEYLLKTGVAGIHLTADYMDLDDQTYTHALGTRIFYRHVITPALVITPGAAFSKREYTETPAKDSDNRRLDLEAVFLFRNIWWGAELGYERETADDDEYSFDRYNIRLSANREIAGGITLFSSYDYTYTTYDGTPGLFSAPRRDHLHNLGCGVKKRLWQSGDNRQSFALSLAYRHVRSDATLDLYDYKKNIVSSALEYRF; encoded by the coding sequence ATGAATAAACACCTGAGTATCTTGCTCTTTTGCCTGGTGATGGCGGCAGGCTGCATCTGGCTTTCGCCTCCGGCCGGAGCGGCTGACTTTGATACCCATGCCCAAAAGGGGATGGCCGCCTTTCAGAAAAAAGCCTATCAAACCGCCTACGATGAATTCCTCAAAGCCTTTGAAATCGCGCCGGATCATTTCTGGGTTAATTTTTACCTGGGACGCGCCGCCCATGAAACCGGCAATTACGAAATGGCTGTCATGGTTTTCGAACGGGCGCTGATCATCCATCCGGGGGATAGCCGGGTCAAGCTGGAGATGGCCCGTGCCTTCCAGAGACTGGGGGTGAGCGACATGGCCAGAAAGTACTGCAACGAGGTATTGCTCACCGATCCCCCTGAAACGGTGAAGCAGAATATTGAAAAATTTTTGGCCTATATCGACCGCAGTGAACAGCGCCATTTTTTCAGCGGCATCGTCAGCCTGGGACTGGACTGGAACGACAATGTCTGGACCAGCCCCGCCAACAGTACCATCAGTACAACATTGGGTCAGGTATCCCTTTCAGGGAATTCAGCGCGGGAAATTGACGATTTTATCTGTTCCGCCATTGCCGAACTCAGCCATACCTACAGCTTTCCCTATTCCAGGGTCTCCTGGCAGACCAAGGCAACGGGATATAAGGCCCTGTACAATGAAGAACATGGCCTGGATACCCAATATCTGAGTCTGGACACCGGGCCGGAATACCTTTTGAAAACCGGGGTGGCCGGCATCCATCTCACCGCCGATTACATGGACCTGGACGATCAAACATACACCCATGCCCTGGGCACCCGGATATTTTACCGCCACGTGATCACCCCCGCCCTTGTGATAACGCCGGGGGCGGCCTTCAGCAAGAGGGAATATACCGAAACCCCGGCAAAGGACAGTGACAACCGGCGGCTGGACCTGGAAGCGGTTTTCCTGTTCCGGAATATATGGTGGGGCGCGGAACTGGGATATGAACGGGAAACCGCAGATGACGATGAGTACAGCTTTGACCGGTATAATATCCGCTTGTCCGCCAACCGTGAAATCGCAGGTGGTATCACCCTTTTCAGTTCCTATGACTATACCTATACCACCTATGACGGCACCCCGGGTCTGTTCAGCGCCCCCCGGCGGGACCATCTCCATAATCTGGGCTGCGGCGTAAAAAAACGGCTGTGGCAGTCCGGGGACAACCGGCAGAGTTTCGCACTCAGCCTGGCCTACCGGCATGTTCGTTCCGATGCCACCCTGGACCTTTACGACTATAAGAAAAATATTGTGAGTTCCGCCCTTGAATACCGGTTTTAA
- a CDS encoding transferrin-binding protein-like solute binding protein, with protein sequence MSFFRQVLIYMVLAVALAAGSPDNSGAAARDPIGKIVAIRGKATASMEGAAPRVLSLKAPVFLKETIETARGRLQIMFTDNTLMTLGRNAKMVLEEYQWKKGSPQSRLHTKIKAGSFRVMGGAITRDAPQNFKTEAPSATIGIRGSMYAGIVRGNRLSVVYQGGRGIFVSNPQGRVDIDRPGFGTEVAGMGAPPDEPKPFDETRMEEIEGGMAVAEEPSGGQDTEGGTDDAGTQGEDAGETDGSDSGVSQEGTASGDDAGTQEQDGGEGGDPATADAFAEGEADAGSSFETGTPDVTSDSTGEIEPVLTTPETVTAGLADATAQEAVPVAANSYEQGIFDVLAELGFVGARSTSLPGLGIWTYAGLIRDSDPTITDDTFVVHVNWYGKRFIGFEKDPSYPGMTTNGFAIGQIDSTGALVNVRLLGSGDPAGAGGPGVISALTGSEDFGHVYGTNQGAVGLALSGTDYELASPYSTHAWSDVSAATFDKVSTSPDPGNAWNGFFVGLGEDMNNIDTDRVYFINDDSAKFSMGFNRATGTISGTMTGIDAFGGGNQINNLQIGGASVTQSAYIADDRLGAELIGTSAVITQNGGSTGLKSWGNFLVSSMETPLSDNTYWGYWEIAYKEPGSNYDYHVHVPGSLWIAGDRTPNTVVQSLTGTFSYTGGAMGIMIDSGVSPQVSQLTNGQTSLNVDFSGKTISGNINFSQVNLTVTVAAADFLAGGSTGFTGTISGAATSQVNGAFFGANAQGLGGNFAADFGSVKYMGIFAGDRP encoded by the coding sequence ATGAGTTTTTTTCGTCAGGTTTTAATTTATATGGTTCTGGCCGTGGCCCTGGCTGCGGGATCGCCTGATAATTCCGGGGCTGCCGCCCGGGATCCCATTGGCAAAATCGTTGCCATCCGGGGAAAGGCAACGGCATCCATGGAAGGGGCGGCCCCCCGGGTGCTTTCCCTAAAAGCCCCGGTCTTTTTAAAGGAGACCATAGAGACCGCAAGGGGGCGGCTCCAGATCATGTTTACGGACAATACCCTGATGACCCTGGGCCGGAATGCGAAAATGGTGCTGGAAGAATACCAGTGGAAGAAGGGGAGTCCCCAATCCAGGCTGCATACCAAGATCAAGGCCGGAAGTTTCAGGGTCATGGGCGGCGCCATCACCCGGGATGCCCCCCAGAATTTCAAGACCGAGGCCCCGTCGGCCACCATCGGTATCCGGGGGTCCATGTATGCGGGGATCGTCCGGGGCAATCGGCTCTCCGTGGTTTACCAGGGGGGCAGGGGGATTTTTGTCTCCAACCCCCAAGGCCGGGTGGACATCGACCGCCCCGGATTCGGCACCGAGGTTGCCGGCATGGGCGCTCCGCCGGACGAACCCAAGCCCTTTGACGAGACCCGCATGGAAGAAATCGAAGGGGGAATGGCCGTTGCTGAAGAACCATCCGGGGGACAGGACACGGAGGGCGGGACCGATGACGCCGGAACCCAAGGGGAAGACGCCGGGGAAACAGACGGATCGGACAGCGGTGTGTCCCAAGAGGGAACCGCATCCGGGGATGACGCCGGGACACAGGAACAGGACGGTGGTGAGGGGGGCGATCCGGCAACCGCTGATGCCTTTGCTGAAGGTGAGGCAGATGCCGGGTCCTCTTTTGAAACCGGAACCCCGGATGTTACCTCCGACTCAACCGGAGAAATCGAACCTGTGCTGACCACGCCGGAAACGGTGACAGCGGGACTGGCGGATGCCACCGCCCAGGAGGCTGTCCCGGTGGCCGCCAACAGCTATGAACAGGGCATATTCGATGTGCTGGCCGAACTGGGGTTTGTGGGCGCCCGGTCGACATCCCTGCCCGGCTTAGGTATCTGGACCTATGCCGGACTGATAAGAGACAGCGATCCAACCATAACCGACGATACCTTTGTGGTGCATGTTAACTGGTACGGCAAACGCTTTATCGGGTTTGAAAAGGATCCCAGCTATCCTGGCATGACCACCAACGGTTTTGCCATCGGCCAGATTGACAGCACCGGTGCCCTGGTAAACGTCCGGCTTTTAGGGTCCGGCGACCCGGCTGGCGCGGGAGGGCCTGGCGTTATTTCCGCCCTCACCGGTTCCGAAGACTTCGGCCATGTCTACGGTACTAACCAGGGGGCTGTGGGCCTTGCCCTTTCGGGCACCGATTATGAACTTGCCAGCCCTTATTCGACCCATGCCTGGTCCGATGTTTCCGCAGCCACCTTTGACAAGGTTTCCACTTCCCCGGATCCGGGCAATGCCTGGAACGGGTTTTTCGTGGGGCTGGGGGAGGATATGAACAATATTGATACCGACCGGGTCTATTTTATCAATGATGATTCCGCCAAATTCAGTATGGGGTTCAACCGGGCTACAGGAACCATTTCCGGCACCATGACCGGCATAGACGCATTTGGGGGGGGCAATCAGATCAACAACCTGCAAATCGGCGGCGCATCGGTTACCCAGTCCGCCTATATCGCAGATGACCGGCTGGGCGCCGAGTTGATCGGAACCAGCGCGGTTATTACCCAAAATGGCGGCAGTACAGGATTAAAGTCCTGGGGGAATTTTCTGGTCTCCTCCATGGAGACCCCGTTGTCGGACAACACCTATTGGGGGTACTGGGAGATCGCATATAAGGAGCCGGGCTCAAACTATGATTACCATGTCCATGTCCCCGGTTCTCTGTGGATAGCAGGGGATAGAACCCCCAATACCGTTGTCCAGTCCCTTACCGGTACGTTTTCATATACCGGCGGCGCAATGGGCATCATGATTGATTCCGGGGTGTCCCCCCAGGTCAGCCAGCTGACCAACGGCCAGACCTCATTAAATGTTGATTTCAGCGGGAAGACCATATCAGGGAATATCAATTTTTCACAGGTGAATCTGACCGTCACCGTGGCGGCCGCAGATTTTCTGGCCGGCGGGAGCACCGGGTTCACGGGCACCATATCCGGGGCCGCCACCTCACAGGTCAACGGCGCTTTTTTCGGCGCCAATGCCCAGGGACTGGGGGGGAATTTCGCCGCTGATTTCGGATCTGTCAAATATATGGGCATATTTGCCGGGGACCGTCCCTAG
- a CDS encoding 3D domain-containing protein, whose protein sequence is MIFNKRTKRLAAGSLAGLAAIFLMGTGYIGDPAGKGTPPGTAVPSGPAISYAPPVLHPVVRPTLRIYPVLIVHDTSDCPHRNRFIQPLLSYIETRALREVTAYNAGDFNQCDGDPCISASGENICLALEKGEKRCAANFVPLGTRIWIEGFGECLVTDRMHHRFSNRVDIAMPLEKKQQALAFGRQTREVKIISRM, encoded by the coding sequence ATGATATTCAATAAACGGACAAAAAGGCTGGCGGCAGGTTCCCTGGCGGGTCTGGCGGCTATTTTTTTAATGGGGACCGGGTATATCGGCGATCCCGCAGGAAAGGGGACGCCGCCAGGAACGGCCGTGCCATCAGGGCCGGCAATCTCCTATGCCCCCCCTGTACTCCACCCCGTTGTCCGCCCGACCCTTCGCATATATCCGGTTTTAATCGTTCATGATACAAGCGATTGCCCCCACCGGAACCGGTTTATACAGCCCCTGCTCTCCTATATTGAAACCCGGGCCCTGCGGGAAGTGACCGCCTATAATGCCGGCGACTTTAACCAATGCGACGGAGACCCCTGCATTTCAGCCTCCGGGGAAAACATCTGCCTGGCCCTGGAGAAAGGCGAAAAACGGTGCGCGGCCAATTTTGTCCCCCTGGGCACCAGAATCTGGATCGAGGGATTCGGGGAATGCCTGGTCACGGACCGGATGCACCACCGGTTCAGCAATCGGGTGGACATTGCCATGCCCCTGGAAAAAAAACAGCAGGCCCTGGCCTTCGGCCGCCAGACCCGGGAGGTTAAAATAATTTCCCGGATGTAA
- a CDS encoding response regulator, which produces MIDIHNMSILIVDDMKSMRSIIKKTLRHLGIGRNIHFAENGKAGLNALRERPVDLAIVDWRMPVMNGAAMLDAVRSDKLLRDMPVLMITAECERDIVYEVAEIEVDGYLIKPLTPAMLESKIRQAVEKANHPDEASLFSRKARDMDEAGKLEIAISCQKRAVSAKPKASRLKRNLGILYGKAGEVGAMEKCFLEAAASNLQDAVTRKLLSEFYWKKKEWSRSVRYACEALALTNRFNGDAVEMGRKLLVMRQNELAVALYATLIKKLEKHLSVKEDILDQCMDNGEFRFARKLLENLLEEFPSSYGLLYKAGLIFEALGEDDKALDYYLAADRHMVEPVNSKLKIAGLYCRKDKVLQADEYISQILRIDPQHKDALELRRNI; this is translated from the coding sequence ATGATTGATATCCATAATATGTCCATCCTGATCGTGGACGATATGAAAAGCATGCGGTCCATTATCAAAAAGACCCTGAGGCATCTTGGCATCGGAAGGAATATTCATTTTGCCGAAAACGGGAAGGCCGGGCTGAATGCCCTGCGGGAAAGACCGGTGGACCTGGCCATTGTGGATTGGAGAATGCCGGTGATGAATGGCGCTGCCATGCTGGATGCCGTCCGCAGCGACAAGCTTCTGAGGGATATGCCCGTACTCATGATTACGGCGGAATGCGAGCGGGATATTGTCTATGAGGTGGCTGAGATTGAGGTGGACGGATACCTGATTAAGCCCCTGACCCCGGCCATGCTGGAATCCAAGATCCGCCAGGCCGTGGAAAAGGCCAACCACCCGGATGAGGCCTCCCTTTTTTCCCGCAAGGCCCGGGATATGGATGAAGCCGGCAAGCTGGAAATCGCCATTTCCTGCCAGAAACGGGCGGTGAGTGCCAAACCCAAGGCCTCCAGGCTGAAACGGAACCTGGGGATTCTGTACGGCAAGGCCGGGGAGGTCGGGGCCATGGAAAAATGTTTTCTGGAAGCGGCCGCCTCCAACCTTCAGGATGCCGTGACCCGGAAGCTTTTATCCGAATTCTATTGGAAGAAAAAGGAATGGAGCCGGTCGGTCCGCTATGCCTGCGAAGCCCTGGCACTGACCAACCGGTTCAATGGCGATGCCGTGGAAATGGGGCGAAAGCTTCTGGTGATGCGCCAGAACGAGCTGGCCGTGGCCCTGTACGCCACCCTGATTAAAAAGTTGGAAAAACATCTTTCGGTCAAGGAAGATATCCTGGACCAGTGCATGGATAACGGGGAATTCCGGTTTGCCAGAAAGCTTCTGGAAAATCTGCTTGAGGAGTTTCCCTCCAGTTACGGACTGCTGTATAAGGCCGGCCTGATTTTTGAAGCGCTGGGGGAGGATGACAAGGCGCTTGACTATTATCTGGCGGCGGACAGGCACATGGTTGAGCCGGTGAACTCAAAACTGAAGATCGCCGGCCTGTACTGCCGGAAGGATAAAGTCCTCCAGGCCGACGAATACATTTCCCAGATTCTCCGCATCGATCCGCAGCATAAAGACGCCCTTGAACTGCGCCGCAATATCTGA
- a CDS encoding penicillin acylase family protein, with the protein MKKGISIQRDHNGIPRIKGNTMADIFWGQGYAHAKDRGLQMLLMRILGQGRGCEFLDSGDEMLAIDTFFRKMNWGRDLFAQTRKLSPAHRDWIGAYCDGANAAFLEKLPWELKLLGYRHEPWRPEHSLLLSRMMGYLTLAQSQGEMERLFVEMVQAGISRDKLEDLFPGLLDGLDIQLLKKVSLGDRIVEPPALWNRALPRMMASNNWVVAGSKTASGKPILCNDPHLEINRLPNVWYELVMEAQGRYNMGASMPGMPGVLAGRSGELAWGVTYAFIDSIDSWIENCRDGKYYREDRDQWIPFDQRTEVIERKKKEPKKIIFYENGHGVLDGDPNQEGCYLATRWAAADSGGDSLSALFGLWDADTVETAMDSVRRVETGWSFVLADTSGSIGFQMTGKVPKRNHGTRGFIPLPGWKAENDWQGFIDPDDLPRKLNPSKGFFSTANQNLNAYGKAAPITVCMGAYRSERIDRLLEGRTQLTREEMYAIHGDLYSIQAEQFMAVIRPLLPETPQGDILKAWDLCYDKNSKGAFLFERIYARLYKSVFGENGFGIAAMDYLSRETGIFIDFYDNFDRILLTEASPWFNGRSREDIFKAAIDDALDTKPRRWGRGRRFPLSHILFGGKLPGFLGFDRGPVTGIGGRATIHQGQIYKSAGRTTTFMPSIRMVSDLAEPDLYSNMPGGPSDRRFSKWYVSDLGNWLKGRYKKLSPDPAAKHPF; encoded by the coding sequence ATGAAAAAAGGCATATCCATCCAAAGAGACCATAACGGTATCCCCCGCATCAAAGGAAACACCATGGCGGATATTTTCTGGGGCCAGGGATATGCCCATGCCAAAGACAGGGGGCTGCAGATGCTGCTCATGCGCATTCTGGGCCAGGGCCGGGGATGTGAATTCCTGGACAGCGGCGATGAGATGCTGGCCATTGACACCTTTTTCAGAAAAATGAACTGGGGCCGGGATCTTTTTGCCCAGACCCGGAAACTCAGCCCGGCGCACCGGGACTGGATCGGCGCATACTGCGATGGCGCCAATGCCGCTTTTTTGGAGAAACTGCCCTGGGAACTGAAGCTGCTGGGATACCGCCACGAGCCCTGGCGCCCGGAACACAGCCTGCTGCTCTCCCGAATGATGGGTTATCTTACCCTGGCCCAGTCCCAGGGGGAAATGGAGCGCCTCTTTGTGGAGATGGTCCAGGCCGGTATTTCCAGGGACAAGCTGGAAGATCTGTTCCCGGGGCTGCTGGACGGTCTGGACATCCAACTGCTGAAAAAAGTCTCTTTGGGCGACCGCATCGTGGAACCGCCGGCCCTGTGGAACCGGGCGCTGCCCCGGATGATGGCCTCCAACAACTGGGTGGTGGCCGGCAGCAAAACCGCCTCTGGCAAGCCCATACTCTGCAATGATCCCCACCTGGAAATCAACCGCCTGCCCAATGTCTGGTATGAGCTGGTGATGGAGGCTCAGGGGCGGTACAACATGGGCGCCTCCATGCCCGGTATGCCAGGGGTGCTGGCCGGCCGTTCCGGTGAACTCGCCTGGGGAGTGACCTATGCCTTCATCGATAGCATTGACTCCTGGATTGAAAACTGCAGGGACGGGAAATACTACCGGGAAGACAGGGACCAGTGGATTCCCTTTGACCAGAGAACGGAAGTGATCGAAAGAAAGAAAAAAGAGCCAAAAAAAATTATCTTTTACGAAAACGGCCACGGGGTGCTGGACGGAGATCCGAATCAGGAAGGCTGTTACCTGGCGACCCGGTGGGCGGCGGCAGATTCAGGGGGGGACTCCCTGTCCGCCCTGTTCGGACTCTGGGACGCCGACACCGTGGAAACGGCCATGGACTCAGTCCGCCGGGTGGAAACCGGATGGAGCTTCGTCCTGGCCGATACCAGTGGCAGCATCGGTTTCCAGATGACCGGAAAGGTGCCCAAGCGCAATCACGGCACCCGGGGATTTATCCCCCTGCCCGGCTGGAAAGCCGAAAACGACTGGCAGGGATTCATCGACCCCGACGACCTGCCCCGGAAACTCAACCCGTCCAAAGGCTTTTTCTCCACGGCCAACCAAAACCTCAACGCATACGGAAAGGCCGCTCCCATCACCGTCTGCATGGGGGCATACCGGTCCGAGCGCATCGACCGCCTGCTGGAAGGCAGGACCCAGCTTACCCGGGAGGAGATGTACGCCATTCACGGGGACCTGTACTCCATCCAGGCCGAACAATTCATGGCGGTCATCCGCCCCCTGTTACCGGAGACCCCCCAGGGCGATATTCTGAAGGCCTGGGACCTCTGCTACGACAAAAATTCAAAAGGCGCCTTCCTCTTTGAGCGGATTTACGCCCGCCTGTACAAATCCGTGTTCGGGGAAAACGGTTTCGGTATCGCCGCCATGGATTACCTTTCCCGGGAAACCGGCATATTCATCGATTTTTACGATAACTTCGACAGAATACTCCTTACCGAAGCCTCCCCCTGGTTCAACGGCCGGTCCCGAGAAGACATCTTTAAAGCGGCCATTGACGACGCATTGGACACCAAGCCCCGTCGCTGGGGCCGCGGCCGCCGATTTCCCCTCAGCCACATTCTTTTCGGAGGCAAGCTCCCCGGTTTCCTGGGATTCGACCGGGGGCCGGTCACCGGCATCGGCGGGCGTGCCACCATCCACCAGGGCCAGATCTACAAAAGTGCCGGCCGTACCACCACCTTCATGCCCTCCATCCGCATGGTCTCGGACCTGGCGGAACCGGACCTGTACTCCAACATGCCCGGCGGACCGTCGGACCGGCGCTTCTCAAAATGGTATGTTTCGGACCTGGGTAACTGGCTCAAGGGACGGTATAAAAAATTATCCCCTGACCCAGCGGCAAAACACCCCTTTTAA